A stretch of DNA from Halobacillus litoralis:
GGGTATGGTTCGTTTAGTTGTGCCAGCACAGAAGTATGCTGTTTTGAACTTTAAAGGGCATGCTTCAGAAATTTTCCAAGTATATACTCATTTGCACAAATGGATTAGTGAGAATGGATATGAGAGAGTACCAGGAAAGTGGTCATTAGAAATTTATTCAAAATGGACGGAAAGTGAAGATAAAGTGGATCTTTGTGATCCGGTAATTTAGTCGATAACGAAAATTGTAAAAGTGGAGTAGTGAGGAAGTAAATTGAATTATTATTCAATCCTATTCCAGTATAGGGGCTATTCTTTAAAAGGGTTAAGAGTCTCTCTTAAATAACTATGCACAATTAAAGCACGAAATTGAATATAGTACAGGGAGGAAACAAGCTGTGATAAGTGTTGAAAAAAGACAAGTCGCTGAAAAATGGTTCAAAGAATATTTTACTAAAGGTAATTTAGAAATCTTGAATGAACTTACAACTGAAGACTTTGTTTTCCACTCCCACCAAGGTGAACATACAAAAGAAAAGATGAAGGAATTTATGGAATGGTATCAATCGGTTTTTCAAGAGGATGAATGGCAAATTAACGACCTAATAGAGCAGGAACAAAAGGTGGCGGTTCGTTATACTGGCTGGATGACTTATAAAGGTGGATGGTTTGATATACCATCGGAAGATCAACGGGTTAAGGAAACAGGTATTATGATTTTTTATTTTAAAGGTGACAAGGTTGATGAACTATGGTGCGAAAACAGTGATGCAGCTATCTTATTTGATTTAGGTGCTTTGCAAAAAAATACTCATAAAGTTTTCTAGGGACCATTCGAAATAGACATGAAAAGAGGAAATGACTTTGTATCTCAAATTCAAGTCTTCCGGTAACGGGGTCATTAGCTTAATAGGATAACAATCGAATGTAGGGGTGACATATGAACCTTGATGATATAGGGGAACCATTTGCAGTCGGTAATACAGCAAATATTTATCTTTTTGAGAACAAGATCATAAAAGTATTCAATG
This window harbors:
- a CDS encoding ester cyclase, whose protein sequence is MISVEKRQVAEKWFKEYFTKGNLEILNELTTEDFVFHSHQGEHTKEKMKEFMEWYQSVFQEDEWQINDLIEQEQKVAVRYTGWMTYKGGWFDIPSEDQRVKETGIMIFYFKGDKVDELWCENSDAAILFDLGALQKNTHKVF